A single region of the Candidatus Methanoperedens sp. genome encodes:
- a CDS encoding BlaI/MecI/CopY family transcriptional regulator, giving the protein MIDSNKKNTLNMNELLEVLGPLEKEIMEIVWNREETSTHDVLEELRKKRDIAMTTVSSTLNRLYDKNLLKRRSDKGVRGLCYYYAPLLNKEEFNNIITVKVMDKLLKDFREPMTAYFIEELAKSDPIKLQELRKKIEESLKGYEPR; this is encoded by the coding sequence ATGATTGATAGCAATAAGAAAAATACGCTTAATATGAATGAGTTATTGGAAGTACTGGGGCCGCTTGAAAAAGAGATTATGGAGATAGTCTGGAACAGGGAAGAAACATCAACGCATGATGTTCTTGAGGAATTACGAAAAAAAAGGGACATTGCAATGACGACAGTGAGCAGTACCCTGAACAGGTTATATGACAAGAATCTTTTGAAAAGAAGAAGTGATAAAGGCGTAAGGGGGCTCTGTTATTATTATGCTCCTCTCTTAAATAAAGAGGAGTTTAATAATATAATAACAGTCAAAGTCATGGATAAACTCCTGAAAGATTTCCGTGAGCCTATGACTGCATACTTTATCGAGGAACTGGCAAAGAGTGACCCTATAAAGTTACAGGAACTGCGAAAAAAGATTGAGGAATCTTTGAAAGGATATGAACCCAGATAA